CGTCCCCACGAACCCGCCCCGATGAAACAGCAGCACCTGCATCGGTGAACTGGCCGTCCCGCCCTCCACCGAGATCAAATACGCCGACAACGTCGAACAGATGTCGTTCACCGTCGTCTTCGCGCCCACCGCGGGCGTCGCCCACTGGTACGGCTTCCCCTGCCCCACCTGCGCCGGCGCCAACCCCGCCGCGGCGTTCCTGATCGCCGAGGAATCCGGCTTGCACGGCTGATCGGCGGCAACGACCGTCGTCGTGATCCCGGTCGTGGTCGTGCCGGCCGTGGCCTGCGCCCCGGTCGCCTGCGCGCTTTCCGCCGTCGTCGATTCCGGAGCGCCCGAACTCCCGCACCCCGAGAGCACCCCCACCGCGAGCACTGTCATCACGATCCCCGCAAAACGGAACAAGAAGGTCCCTTTCATCCGGATTCGCACCTGTCAAAACACCCACTACGGCACCAGCATGCGCCCACCCCCACCTCCCGGTCCCCGATTCGGCAACTTCGCGCCCCAGGCCGGGGGCGGGCAAGTGGAGGGCAACCAATAGGATGTTTGCGTGAGTCTTGTGCTGCTACCCGCCGTCGATGTCGCCAATGGTGAGGCCGTGCGCCTGGTTCAGGGGGAGGCGGGCAGCGAAACCAGTTACGGTTCGCCGCGCGACGCCGCCCTGGCCTGGCAGCATGCCGGGGCCGAGTGGGTGCATCTGGTGGATCTGGACGCCGCGTTCGGCAAGGGCTCCAATTACGAACTGCTGGCCGGGGTTATCGGCGAGCTCGACGTGAAGGTCGAGCTGTCGGGCGGCATCCGCGACGACGAATCGCTGAAGGCGGCGCTGGCCACCGGCTGCGCGCGCGTCAATATCGGGACTGCGGCCATCGAGAATCCGGAATGGTGTGCGCGGGCCATCGGCGAATACGGCGACAAGATCGCGGTCGGGCTGGACGTGAAGCTCATCGATGGTGAATGGCGGCTGCGCGGGCGCGGCTGGGTCACCGACGGCGGCGATCTGTGGGAGGTGCTCGAGCGGCTCGAACGCGACGGCTGCTCGCGCTACGTGGTCACCGACGTCTCCAAGGACGGCACCCTGACCGGGCCGAACCTGGAGCTGCTCAGCCACGTCGCCAATGCCTGCGAGGCGCCGGTCATCGCGTCCGGCGGCATCTCGGTGCTCGACGATCTGCGTGCCATCGCCACCCTGGTCGAGGAGGGCGTCGAGGGCGCGATCATCGGCAAGGCCCTGTACGCGGGCCGGTTCACGCTGCCCGAAGCCCTGGCCGCGGTCCGCTAGCGCCGATGCCCGAACTCGCCGAGCTGCTCAGCATCGCCAGTGAGGTGCTCGACTCCGCCGCACCACGATTCGTGGAGGGCATCGGAGCGCCGAGCGCGGTCGAGAAGGGGCGCAACGACTTCGCCACCGAACTCGACCTGGAATTGGAACGCACCATTTCGCAGCGGTTGGGCGAGCGCACCGGAATCCCGGTGCACGGCGAGGAATTCGGCGGTCCGCAACTGACCTCGGGCACCGCCTGGGTGCTCGACCCCATCGACGGCACCTTCAACTACTCGGCGGGCAGCCCCATGTGCGGGATGCTGCTGGCGCTGGTGCGCGACGGCGTCCCGGTCATCGGACTGACCTGGCTGCCGGTGCTGGGCCAGCGTTACGCCGCCGTCGCGGGCGGACCACTGCTGGTCAACGGCACACCGGTGCCGCCCCTGGAACCGATGAAGATGTCCACCGCCATGATCGGCTTCGGCAGCTTCAATCTCGATGGGGCGGGCCGCATTCCGGGCATCTTCCGATTCAACCTGCTGGGCGCGTTGTCGCGGCTGTCGGGCCGCCAGCGCATGTACGGGTCCACCGGCATCGACCTGGCCTACACCGCCTCCGGAATTCTGGGCGGGGCCGTGGTGTTCGGACATCACCCGTGGGACAACGCGGCCGGCGTGGCGCTGGTGCGGGCCGCGGGCGGCGTGGTCACCGACCTGCTGGGCCGGGACTGGACCATCGAATCCGGTTCGGTGCTGGCCGCCGCGCCCGGCGTGCACGAAGAACTACTGGATCTGATCGCCGACACCGCCGATCGGGTCCGAGGAGAGGTAGAGCAATGACATTGGCAGTGCGCGTGATCCCCTGCCTGGACGTCGACGCGGGCCGGGTGGTCAAGGGCGTCAACTTCGAAAACCTCAGGGATGCGGGCGATCCCGTCGAACTGGCGGCCGCCTACGACGCCCAGGGCGCCGACGAGCTGACCTTCCTCGACGTCACCGCCTCCACCGGCGACCGCGGCACCATGATCGACGTGGTGACCCGCACCGCCGAGCAGATCTTCATTCCGCTCACCGTCGGCGGCGGCGTGCGCACCGTCGAGGACGTGGACCGGCTGCTGCGCGCGGGCGCGGACAAGGTGTCGGTCAACACCGCCGCCATCGCGCGGCCGGAGGTGCTGCGGGAGATGTCGGAGCGGTTCGGCTCGCAGTGCATCGTGCTGTCGGTCGACGCGCGCACGGTGCCCGAGAGCCAGCCCGCCACCCCGTCGGGCTGGGAGGTCACCACGCACGGCGGCAAGCGCGGCACCGGCATCGACGCGGTCGAATGGGCCGTGCGCGGAGCCGAACTCGGGGTGGGGGAGATCCTGCTCAACTCCATGGACGCCGACGGCACCAAGGCCGGCTTCGACCTGCCCATGATCCGGGCCGTGCGGGCCGCGGTGTCGGTGCCGGTCATCGCCTCCGGCGGCGCGGGCAAGGTCGAGGACTTCGCGCCCGCCGTGCAGCACGGCGCGGACGCGGTGCTGGCCGCCAGCGTCTTCCACTTCGGCGACCTCACCATCGGGCAGGTCAAGGACGCCATGCGCACCGAGGGGATCGTGGTCCGATGAGCACCCTCGACCCCGCCATCGCCGCGCGGCTCAAGCGCAATGCCGACGGGCTGTTCGCCGCCATCGCGCAGGAGAAGAGCACCGGCGATGTGCTCATGATGGCGTGGATGGACGACGAGGCGCTGGCCCGCACCCTCGAAACCCGCAAGGGTACTTACTATTCGCGGTCGCGGCAGCAGTACTGGGTCAAGGGCGAGACCTCCGGGCACACCCAGTACGTGCACGAGGTGCGCCTGGACTGCGACGGCGACACTGTGCTGCTGGTCGTCGACCAGGAGGGCGCGGCCTGCCACACCGGCACCCACACCTGCTTCGACACGGATGTGCTGCTGTCGCAAGGCGATTGACGAAGCCGCTCAGCCGGGTTCGGG
This sequence is a window from Nocardia yunnanensis. Protein-coding genes within it:
- a CDS encoding LppP/LprE family lipoprotein, translating into MRIRMKGTFLFRFAGIVMTVLAVGVLSGCGSSGAPESTTAESAQATGAQATAGTTTTGITTTVVAADQPCKPDSSAIRNAAAGLAPAQVGQGKPYQWATPAVGAKTTVNDICSTLSAYLISVEGGTASSPMQVLLFHRGGFVGTAEPNWNTFITPDPNHTTDSTVGLRYKVPGSCDACADGTFYCVQFRWDGSGVQMIGRPPELVGTTETPGTTKC
- the priA gene encoding bifunctional 1-(5-phosphoribosyl)-5-((5-phosphoribosylamino)methylideneamino)imidazole-4-carboxamide isomerase/phosphoribosylanthranilate isomerase PriA, which gives rise to MSLVLLPAVDVANGEAVRLVQGEAGSETSYGSPRDAALAWQHAGAEWVHLVDLDAAFGKGSNYELLAGVIGELDVKVELSGGIRDDESLKAALATGCARVNIGTAAIENPEWCARAIGEYGDKIAVGLDVKLIDGEWRLRGRGWVTDGGDLWEVLERLERDGCSRYVVTDVSKDGTLTGPNLELLSHVANACEAPVIASGGISVLDDLRAIATLVEEGVEGAIIGKALYAGRFTLPEALAAVR
- a CDS encoding inositol monophosphatase family protein, which produces MPELAELLSIASEVLDSAAPRFVEGIGAPSAVEKGRNDFATELDLELERTISQRLGERTGIPVHGEEFGGPQLTSGTAWVLDPIDGTFNYSAGSPMCGMLLALVRDGVPVIGLTWLPVLGQRYAAVAGGPLLVNGTPVPPLEPMKMSTAMIGFGSFNLDGAGRIPGIFRFNLLGALSRLSGRQRMYGSTGIDLAYTASGILGGAVVFGHHPWDNAAGVALVRAAGGVVTDLLGRDWTIESGSVLAAAPGVHEELLDLIADTADRVRGEVEQ
- the hisF gene encoding imidazole glycerol phosphate synthase subunit HisF, which gives rise to MTLAVRVIPCLDVDAGRVVKGVNFENLRDAGDPVELAAAYDAQGADELTFLDVTASTGDRGTMIDVVTRTAEQIFIPLTVGGGVRTVEDVDRLLRAGADKVSVNTAAIARPEVLREMSERFGSQCIVLSVDARTVPESQPATPSGWEVTTHGGKRGTGIDAVEWAVRGAELGVGEILLNSMDADGTKAGFDLPMIRAVRAAVSVPVIASGGAGKVEDFAPAVQHGADAVLAASVFHFGDLTIGQVKDAMRTEGIVVR
- the hisI gene encoding phosphoribosyl-AMP cyclohydrolase → MSTLDPAIAARLKRNADGLFAAIAQEKSTGDVLMMAWMDDEALARTLETRKGTYYSRSRQQYWVKGETSGHTQYVHEVRLDCDGDTVLLVVDQEGAACHTGTHTCFDTDVLLSQGD